From Salvia splendens isolate huo1 chromosome 16, SspV2, whole genome shotgun sequence, a single genomic window includes:
- the LOC121771668 gene encoding protein TPLATE-like produces the protein MDILFSQIQADLRSNDSLRQSSALLQALQQSAAGRDISVIAKSAVEEIVASPASAVSKKLAFDLIRNTRLTADLWDTVCTGIRNDIDFPDPDVTAAAISILAAIPSYRLSKLIHDCNKEISDCFDSPSENLRFSVTETLGCILARDDLVTLCENNMKLLDRVSNWWNRIARNTLDKSDNVSKVAFESIGKLFQEFETKRMSRLAGDKLVDTENSVAIRSKWVASMIDFLWKMRSTLMCRSLLLPIESFRATIYPLVYAVKAVASDSVQAIKKLSSRNVVASDSREAERFIGVSDVVSHLAPYLESSLDPALIFEVGINMLYLADVPGGRPELASASITAILTLWDRQEYSSGRETIVRAVVNNLHLLDLSRQVSLFKKLLHMVRNLRAESDRMHALACICRTALCVDLFAKESIRRGQKPVAGTDIVSLFEDAAVKADLNNVTTKSLFREELVAMLVESCFQLSLPLPEQKNSGMESRVIGALAYGTGYGALNWTEPALEVVEVCRPCVRWDCEGRTYAIDCYLKLLVRLCHIYDTRGGVKRVKDGASQDQILNETRLQNLQRELVRDLPEINTPRIGARLLWAIAEHVNLDGLDPLLADDPNDLLNIIVTNIHNILHNTDSSPSTLNRPQDVQVALLCAQRVGSRHPRAGQLLLQELEEFKSSPSSDSVTKHQCRLILQRIKYALSHSGDKWIGVGDTRGDYPFSHHKLTVQFYEASAAQDRKLEGLIHKAILELWRPDPNDLTRLLAKDIDSSLVKVPPRAFTLSASSDPCYVEGYHLTDPNDGRITLHLKVLNLTEIEINRVDIRFGLSGGLYFMDKSPQAVRQLNYLNSQEPVHCSVTVGVSHFERCAFWVEVMYYPFQGRHAQAEYGGGYAEEDPEMARYRRSLRPAIGEPVILRCQPYKIPLTELLLPHKISPVEFFRLWPSLPAIVECTGTYTYKGSGFKATAAQQYGESPFLSGLKSLLSKPFHKVCSHIIRTVAGFQMCYAAKTWIGGFVGMMIFGSSEVSRNVDLGDETATMVCKFVVRASDANIAKEMGSDVQEWMDDLTDGSIEYMPEEEVKEAAAERLKMSMEHIALLKAARPHKMSDHEQQQEQVDEDGKETTLCKLSAEEVEHRALQAAVLQEWHHLCKDRSTKL, from the exons ATGGACATCCTGTTTTCTCAGATTCAAGCGGACCTCCGCTCCAACGACTCCCTCCGCCAGTCCAGCGCCTTGCTCCAAGCGCTGCAGCAATCCGCCGCGGGGCGTGACATCTCCGTCATCGCCAAATCCGCCGTCGAAGAGATCGTCGCCTCCCCTGCCTCCGCCGTCTCCAAAAAGCTCGCTTTCGACCTCATCCGGAACACTCGCCTCACCGCCGATCTCTGGGACACCGTCTGCACCGGTATCCGCAACGACATCGATTTCCCCGATCCCGACGTCACCGCCGCCGCGATCTCGATCCTCGCCGCAATCCCGTCCTACCGCCTCAGCAAACTCATCCACGACTGCAACAAGGAGATCTCCGACTGCTTCGACTCCCCCAGCGAGAATCTCCGCTTCTCCGTCACCGAAACCCTAGGCTGCATCCTCGCGCGCGACGATCTCGTTACGCTGTGCGAGAACAACATGAAGCTGCTCGATCGCGTCTCCAATTGGTGGAATCGCATCGCCCGGAACACGCTTGACAAGTCCGATAACGTCTCCAAGGTTGCGTTCGAGTCCATCGGCAAACTGTTCCAGGAATTCGAGACGAAGAGGATGAGCCGGCTCGCGGGAGACAAATTGGTCGATACTGAAAATTCGGTCGCGATTAGGTCGAAATGGGTTGCTTCGATGATCGATTTCTTGTGGAAGATGAGAAGCACGTTGATGTGCCGATCGCTACTTCTACCTATAGAGAGCTTTAGAGCTACGATTTATCCTCTGGTTTATGCAGTAAAGGCCGTCGCATCAGATTCCGTTCAGGCGATCAAGAAGCTCTCGAGCAGGAACGTCGTGGCTTCGGATTCAAGAGAAGCAGAGAGGTTTATAGGAGTGTCGGATGTGGTGTCGCATTTGGCTCCTTATTTGGAGTCATCATTGGATCCTGCTTTGATATTTGAGGTGGGGATTAATATGTTGTATTTGGCTGATGTTCCTGGTGGGAGGCCTGAGTTGGCATCTGCCTCCATTACTGCAATCCTCACACTCTGGGACAGACAGGAGTATTCTTCTGGACGCGAGACCATAGTTAGAGCCGTCGTCAATAATTTGCATCTCCTTGACCTTAGCAGGCAG GTGTCATTGTTTAAAAAGCTGCTTCACATGGTGAGGAACTTGAGGGCAGAGTCAGATAGAATGCATGCTTTGGCATGCATTTGTCGAACTGCTCTTTGCGTTGATCTTTTTGCAAAAGAGAGCATTCGCCGAGGGCAAAAACCTGTTGCAGGGACAGATATTGTGTCACTGTTTGAAGATGCGGCTGTTAAAGCTGATCTGAATAATGTGACTACCAAGAGCTTGTTTAGAGAAGAATTAGTTGCGATGCTGGTGGAGAGCTGCTTCCAATTGTCGTTGCCTTTGCCCGAGCAAAAGAACTCTGGTATGGAGAGCAGGGTGATTGGAGCGTTAGCCTATGGAACCGGTTATGGTGCATTGAATTGGACAGAACCAGCTTTGGAAGTGGTTGAAGTCTGCAGGCCTTGCGTTAGATGGGATTGCGAGGGTCGTACGTATGCCATTGATTGCTATCTCAAGTTGCTTGTTAGACTCTGTCACATTTATGACACCCGTGGCGGAGTTAAAAGAGTAAAAGATGGGGCTTCTCAAGATCAGATACTGAACGAAACACGGCTGCAAAATTTGCAGCGAGAGCTTGTTAGGGATCTCCCGGAG ATAAACACTCCTAGAATTGGTGCCCGTCTTCTGTGGGCAATTGCAGAGCACGTTAATTTGGACGGATTGGACCCCCTTCTGGCTGATGACCCTAATGACCTGTTAAACATCATTGTGACAAATATCCACAATATCCTACACAACACAGACTCATCTCCTAGCACATTGAATCGACCTCAAGATGTTCAAGTAGCACTTCTATGTGCACAACGCGTGGGATCACGTCATCCTAGGGCTGGCCAATTACTGCTTCAGGAACTTGAAGAATTCAAGAGCAGTCCCTCTTCCGATTCAGTTACCAAGCATCAATGCCGTTTAATACTTCAGAGGATTAAATATGCATTAAGCCATTCAGGTGATAA gtGGATTGGGGTTGGTGACACCAGAGGAGACTACCCTTTTAGCCACCACAAGCTAACTGTTCAGTTCTATGAAGCTTCTGCGGCTCAGGACCGGAAACTAGAGGGATTGATTCATAAAGCTATTTTAGAACTTTGGAGACCAGATCCCAACGACTTAACTCGATTACTGGCAAAAGATATTGACTCGAGTTTGGTCAAGGTTCCTCCACGTGCATTTACTTTGTCTGCTAGTAGTGATCCTTGCTATGTTGAAGGATATCATTTGACAGATCCGAATGATGGAAGGATTACTCTGCATTTAAAG GTTCTTAATCTTACAGAGATTGAAATAAATCGCGTGGACATACGATTTGGTCTATCCGGTGGGCTATACTTCATGGACAAATCTCCTCAAGCAGTGCGACAGTTGAATTATCTTAATTCACAG GAACCGGTGCACTGCAGTGTGACAGTGGGTGTTTCGCACTTTGAGCGATGTGCATTCTGGGTTGAAGTCATGTACTACCCTTTTCAAGGTAGGCATGCTCAAGCAGAGTATGGAGGAGGTTACGCTGAAGAAGATCCAGAAATGGCGAGATACAGGAGAAGTCTAAGGCCGGCAATTGGAGAGCCTGTGATATTAAGATGCCAGCCATACAAAATTCCTCTGACTGAACTTCTTTTGCCACATAAGATATCACCAGTTGAGTTTTTCAGATTATGGCCTAGTTTGCCTGCTATAGTGGAGTGCACAGGCACATATACGTACAAAGGAAGTGGTTTCAAGGCGACTGCTGCACAACAGTATGGGGAGTCTCCTTTCCTCAGTGGCTTAAAATCTCTGTTGTCGAAGCCTTTCCATAAAGTTTGCTCGCATATTATCCGGACAGTTGCTGGATTCCAG ATGTGCTATGCTGCTAAAACATGGATTGGGGGTTTTGTGGGGATGATGATATTTGGTTCAAGTGAAGTGAGCAGAAATGTGGACCTTGGTGATGAAACGGCAACGATGGTGTGCAAGTTTGTGGTTAGAGCTTCGGATGCAAACATAGCAAAGGAGATGGGGTCGGACGTGCAGGAGTGGATGGACGACCTGACTGATGGTAGCATTGAGTACATGCCAGAGGAAGAAGTGAAGGAGGCTGCTGCGGAGAGGCTGAAAATGTCGATGGAGCATATAGCGCTGTTGAAGGCAGCACGGCCGCATAAAATGAGTGATCACGAGCAACAACAGGAGCAAGTGGATGAGGATGGGAAGGAGACCACCTTATGTAAGTTGAGTGCAGAAGAGGTCGAACATCGAGCTCTTCAAGCCGCCGTCTTGCAAGAGTGGCATCACCTATGTAAAGACAGGAGTACCAAACTTTAG
- the LOC121771669 gene encoding AP-2 complex subunit mu: MPLAASAIYFLNLRGDVLINRLYRDDVGGNMVDAFRVHIMQTKELGTCPVRQIGGCSFFYMRISNVYIVIVVSSNANVACAFKFVVEAVTLFKSYFGGSFDEDAIRNNFVLIYELLDEIMDFGYPQNLSPEILKLYITQEGVRSPFSSKTADKPVPNATLQVTGAVGWRREGLVYKKNEVFLDIVESVNLLMSSKGSVLRCDVTGKILMKCFLSGMPDLKLGLNDKIGLEKESQLKSRPAKSGKTIELDDVTFHQCVNLTRFNSEKTVSFVPPDGEFELMKYRITEGVNLPFRVLPTIKELGRTRMEVNVKVKSVFGAKMFALGVVIKIPVPKQTAKTSFQVTSGKAKYSPSIDCLVWKIRKFPGQTEPTLSAEVELISTITEKKSWTRPPIQMEFQVPMFTASGLRVRFLKVWEKSGYNTVEWVRYITKAGSYEVRC, encoded by the exons ATGCCGCTGGCGGCTTCCGCGATTTACTTCCTTAATCTTCGCGGCGATGTTCTCATCAATCGCCTCTACCGCGACGACGTCGG AGGCAACATGGTGGATGCTTTTCGAGTGCATATCATGCAAACAAAAGAACTTGGCACTTGTCCTGTTCGGCAGATTGGGGGATGCTCATTCTTTTACATGAGAATTAGCAATGTCTATATTGTGATTGTTGTAAGCAGCAATGCAAATGTCGCGTGTGCATTCAAGTTTGTCGTTGAG GCTGTCACTTTATTTAAATCATATTTTGGAGGATCTTTTGATGAGGATGCCATTCGCAACAACTTCGTTCTGATATATGAATTGTTAGATG AAATTATGGATTTTGGGTATCCTCAAAACCTTTCTCCTGAAATCTTGAAGCTTTATATAACTCAGGAAGGCGTGCGCTCTCCTTTTTCTTCCAAG ACTGCTGATAAACCAGTTCCAAATGCAACTTTACAAGTTACTGGTGCTGTTGGGTGGCGCAGGGAGGGCCTTGTATATAAGAAAAATGAG GTGTTTCTTGATATTGTGGAAAGTGTCAATCTTCTCATGTCTTCAAAAG GTAGTGTTCTACGCTGTGATGTAACAGGGAAGATTCTTATGAAATGCTTCCTTTCTGGGATGCCTGATTTGAAGTTGGgattaaatgataaaattggACTTGAGAAAGAATCACAGCTCAAATCCCGTCCTGCTAAGAG TGGAAAAACTATTGAGCTTGATGATGTCACTTTCCATCAATGTGTGAACCTTACAAGATTCAATTCTGAGAAGACTGTTAGTTTTGTTCCTCCTGATGGTGAATTCGAATTAATGAA GTATCGTATTACTGAGGGAGTTAATCTTCCATTTCGGGTTTTACCTACCATCAAGGAactgggtcgaacacgtatggAAGTTAATGTAAAG GTGAAGAGTGTCTTTGGGGCGAAAATGTTTGCTCTTGGAGTGGTTATTAAGATTCCAGTTCCCAAACAAACAGCAAAAACAAGTTTTCAGGTGACATCAGGGAAGGCAAAGTACAGTCCTTCTATTGATTGTTTGGTCTGGAA GATAAGAAAATTTCCAGGGCAAACTGAGCCAACATTGAGTGCTGAAGTAGAGCTGATATCCACAATAACTGAAAAGAAGTCCTGGACACGGCCTCCCATTCAGATGGAATTTCAG GTTCCTATGTTCACAGCATCTGGATTGCGTGTTCGTTTCCTGAAGGTATGGGAGAAGAGTGGCTACAACACCGTGGAATGGGTTCGTTACATTACAAAAGCTGGTTCATATGAAGTTAGGTGCTAA